The Candidatus Rubidus massiliensis DNA segment CAATTGGTGTGCCAATTTCTTTAGCAGCGTTAAAAAGCAATGATCTTCTTTCTCTTGAACAGCTATAACATTCTAATGTTTCTAATTTCTGAGCGGATTCTTTGACATGTAAAGGTACGTTTAATTGATTACAAATCTTTTGTAAGAAGGATGTGTTCACTCCAGCTCCACAAGAAAATTCTCCGGAAACGTGTATCGCATGAATGTCAAGGGTTGGAAATCCTTTTCCTGAAACGGCTTTAAGAAGATAAAGAAGGGTTAGGCTGTCTTTTCCACCACTTAAAGCGACAGAAATTTTTGAACTACTTTCTAATAACTTATAATCAAATAAAGCCTTTCTAAAAGTACTTTCTAGTTTTTTAGCTAAAGTAGTTAATTTAAAAGGGGAAGATAGAGTAGTGTTAAGCATATCGTTTTATTTAAAAAAATAGTAAAATAACATAAAATTAAAATGTAATCAAATTATAAGAATTATTTTAGTTATTATTACTAATCACTTTTTTTAAGGTTAGACCTATGAATCAGAAAATTGGCCGTAACGACCCATGCTCTTGTGGATCTGGAAAAAAATATAAAAACTGCTGTTTGCAGCTTAAGCCTGCTAAGAAAAAAATCACAGCTAAGTGGATCAATGCACCAAGTCAGCAAATGCCAAATCTTTTAGAAAGAACTTTTGGCGAAGTTATTAAAGAAGAAGAGACAAAAGAATTCAAACCTGTCAAAACTTTTAAAACAACAAAAGTTACTGATAGTCAATAACTTAAAAGATTAATTTCTTAAATCTCTATTTTTTTTAACAAAATAGTTGTGTAAAAAAGGCGCTTTTTGCTATAAATTGCGCTTTGAAGTTAACGCTGGCATAGCTCAATTGGTAGAGCGCCCGACTTGTAATCGGACGGTTGTGGGTTCAAGTCCTACTGTCAGCATCGCTTGGGGGTATCGCCTAGCGGCAATGGCAAGAGACTGTAAATCTCTCGACTTCGGTCTGCGTTGGTTCGAGTCCAACTGCCCCCAATTCTTTTTTTAGTTCTCAATTTGTAATTTTCCAAGTCTTTTTTATAGTCATAAAATTTTCGAGTTAATCTTTTTGTCAGTAAAATCGTCGAGTTTATTCCCATCCATCCATTTAGGTTAGTCTGCGAACTTACTTTTCTGTAGACTGTTATACTATACTTTTGAATAAGCTTTTAGATTCAAGTCTTTTTTTTGAAAATGGCTATAATATCATTACCTATAACCTATCGTAGTCCATTTACACTGACAAAATTTAAGAACTTTTTAAATTCTCTTTAAGAAATTATGGTGGTATTTTGAGATTTGGTTTCTTTATAAACTTGCCTCAATCAAATGTAATTCTTTTTGTATAAGGTGAGTTACGAAAAGATTGTGAGTTTCACAAGGTTTGAATATGCTATTGCTCTTTTGAATCTAATTGATGGAGTTATTATGCCTTATAAGCCTATTTTGGGAACACTAGGATATGTATTGTCACCTGATCATAAGAGCGTTTTACTCGTGCATCGCAATGCACGCAAAGGTGACTATCACCATGGCAAGTACAATGGCCTTGGTGGCAAAATGGAGTCTAACGAAGATGTGGTGACATGTATGCAGCGCGAGCAGGATTTTTGTGCAATAGAGCATTTCAAGTGTGCTCCTCACTCAAAATATAAGAAGATTTTGTTAGAAGGTTATTCTAGCATTCGCCCTGTCCCAAACTACCAATTGATCATGCCTTTACTCCAATTAGGCAGGGCTCTCGCTGTGATTGGTTATACCTTCAAAAGCAAGACATGGGATAATAGCAACTCAGATTTATATACGTCGAGTCGTCAATTCTTAGATTTATTCAATTTTCTTGATAATCCCATTTGATAAAAATTTCGTCAATACTTGCAATAAGCCATTAGTCGAGAAGGTTAGAGTGTGAAGCCTTTCCTTCATTCCTGACCAATCGAAAGTTCTGAATGCGTCCAATCGTCTCCAATTCTTTTGACACTTAGCAGTTTTTCTATAAAAATTAAATAAACTAAAAAAATCTTAATATAATTTTAAGTTCTCATAAAATAGTATAGGATATATCTTAGTATAATTTTGTCAATATTTGTCCTCATAAATTAGACTAATTTTTTCAAAATTCAATCTATTCTTCTGAAAATGTATTAAATCTTTTAAATAAGTTTCGATAAATAAATTTTCTTTTAGAAAGATTGTGTTGGTATAATTTAGTATTCATTTATTATTATTTTATAGTTAACATTTATCCTTCAATACAAGTTAGTCTATAACATCAAATTTGATTATTTTTTCAAATTCACTAATAATGGCATTGATCAAAAAGTGAAAGATAAAGATGGCAAAGTGTAATCCAGAGAAAAGTTAATAGTGTACAAAAAAAAGCATTGCTAATGATATCAGTAAAGAGGCTTTTTAACTTTTTTAATAAAAGAAGTGATAGTGGTTAGTTATGATAGTGGAAATTTGTAAATCTATATTTTTTAACCATATTTATGACAAATTTAAAGAGTTTAAATTTAAATATGAAAAAATACAATCCGAAATATATTCGCAGTCAAATTCTAAAATAAGCTTAAAGCCTAAATATGAAGTTAAATCAATTAAGTTTAATACAAAAATATTTAGTTTAAATGACATCGAAAATATTTTATCTTTTGTAGAACAACCGGTTTTTCATTTTATAATTGATGATACTCCTTGCGCTTACTTTTCTGTTGCAGCTGTTATTGAGTCTCGTTTAACAAACGAATGGTATGTTATAGGTAGTGGTGAATTTGCTTTCCAGGGGACAGGAGGTGGATATAGAAGATCTTTAAAAGTCAAAGATCTTTTACAAAAACATAATATTAATTTCGCCTTGTGGTGTACAACAAGAAAATTACTGTCGCAACTTGAACGTGGAAAAGTTAGTTGGTTACTACTTAAGCCTAAACTTATTCCTTTTCTATCCATTCGAAATATTGACGATCAATGGCAAGTGGTCACAGCAAGAGTAAAAGAGCTATTTCCAAGATTAAACATTTCGTGACATTATTTGAAAAAAGATCATTACCAGTCTTGACAATGTTTATTTTTTTAACAAGTTTGCTAAACCTTTAGTAAAAAAGATAAAAGAAGATAAAACTTGTATAGCCAATGGGTAGTTTTATGAGTAATTCCTTACCTCTGGTAAAACGACCATAGGTCATAAAAAATCTAAACGACTATAGTGAACCTCAAACACAGGATAGAAGATGACAAAACTACCTATCAATTATTAACGTGAGGTTTTATCAAATTAACAATGGAAGCTGCATTTACCAATACGAAAAACTATAAATATTTTTTACTTTCTAGGCCTTTAAAGATAAAACTTTTTTCACAATTGTTTTTATCGGGAAATTCAATATAGTATTGTTTCTTTTAAGATAACAAATTTTAAACGCAATTAAAAGTCTATATTTAGTAAATATTCTTTTAATTTCAAATTAAATAAATCAGTTCACTATGCTGAAAAATTAAGAGAAAAATATAGAATAATTTTAATTGCTCAGAGCGAGAAGTGATTTGAATTAGTTTTGGCAAAATGCCATCTTTTTAAATGATAAGTACTAGGATTATCTAGATGATTTAGCTTTTAGGAATTCTTAAACTGAACCTATGATGGTAGCGTTGAAAGAGGAAAAGGGAATTTTTTCTTAGAAAACATTTATATGTTTGCTAAAACACAGGGGTGTCAACCTTACGATTTAATCTCAAAATTCTAAATTCTTAAGAAAAAATAACTTTACATCTAAACATGCTGTAACGCTGTGTATTGAGGCATGTTAGCATTTTCCTTATGCTAACTGATTTCGGCATCCAAATAAATTTATCTTCTTTTTATAAAAACTAGTTATTTTTCTTTTTTTAGCAGAAGATTCTATTTTTAGAATGTCCAGTTTGCATTAATCATGGTAGAAGAGAGAGAATGAAAAAATATTCCTTTTTTCTTAATGCTTATAAATCTACATCAATTTGCTAAAGTTATAACTAGAATTAGTTAAGTTGAAATATTTTATATTGACTTATTAACTAAAAAAACATTAGTTTTTTTGACGTTAACTAACCCTAAACAGGAGACTGTTAAATGAATACAATTACAAAAAATTAATTGGTCTTTCTCAGGGATATTAGTATCCCTGAGATAACTTATAGGTATTAAATGGAAAAATTTAC contains these protein-coding regions:
- a CDS encoding preprotein translocase subunit SecA, which gives rise to MNQKIGRNDPCSCGSGKKYKNCCLQLKPAKKKITAKWINAPSQQMPNLLERTFGEVIKEEETKEFKPVKTFKTTKVTDSQ
- the ttcA gene encoding tRNA 2-thiocytidine biosynthesis protein TtcA; the protein is MLNTTLSSPFKLTTLAKKLESTFRKALFDYKLLESSSKISVALSGGKDSLTLLYLLKAVSGKGFPTLDIHAIHVSGEFSCGAGVNTSFLQKICNQLNVPLHVKESAQKLETLECYSCSRERRSLLFNAAKEIGTPIVAFGHHRDDHIQTLLMNLLHKGEFAGNLPKVFMEVYGITIIRPLIYIKEADIKTFAEQNEFIRIMCRCPVGQNSLRKKTDQLIAEIENLFPNARENLASAGLIYGSDKASRR